One window of the Pyrinomonadaceae bacterium genome contains the following:
- a CDS encoding SpoIID/LytB domain-containing protein, translated as MVRAIDFLGRLTRTHALLLTCTCALLLLVNFSPSTAFLPALTWSNDANSNENEIDSALQQSAEVALGNRQGSIIVMDAQTGRVRAAVNPEGAYAHAMMPGSSIKPFTTLAALRAGLIEEDSRTVCPGRFTGLSFSLPCVHANHLPPFNPSQAIAHSCNYYFATLGQRLGPDKLTQTLRQFGFGQPSGLNSREANGVVKPCAAGDVARMRSNDSHHASQQADCAAREALGESDHIQVTPIQLLTAYAALLNDGHLFQPQAANADGLQLVERSRINISPEERRVVVEGMAGAIRYGTARSARLDVVPLTIVGKTGTALPPKGFRLNGWFVGLAGPASASRDLPPSQVQLAVIVFLPRANGAEAAKVSRPIFQTFANQIGDRGTESSGSSPSDVSQSRRRPASSSAVRVRSVTENVTRDLPLENYVLGVMRAEGSMESEPEALKALAIAARTYALKNLGRHAKDDYDFCSTTHCQRFIHGNPTDDRASDRLVAAVAATEGQVLLDSRGSTIDAYFGASCGGETADVATLWGTAPATYLPGVRDEFCETGPHAHWTDMITRNDLLRALQSDSRTDVGHRLEKVIVTKRDDTGRAEFITLEGDHRKIVRGWDFKIIVGRVLGWNLLKSSRFEVSRSGANFVFRGSGFGHGLGLCQEGAHVMAARGASYQRILEKYFPGTSVGRERETGRRGDAAKEDSPPRWKADLFMSSFSSFSPSPRSLVSPYATFNTPQPTRLVTISSEHFRVTYPADNERRDADRVLTILGSARADYLRRASAASISISGLPFLDIRVNDSTGTFTGRTGQPPWAAAATKGNRIETQPLAILKRRGVLPTTLKHEMAHVIINVISRDRAPRWLEEGFAIYLAGEGAMFSRYQRRGLLTGEELEKRLQRPSTQSDMRMLYAEAYLKVTEMVRNEGEASVWKRLAAN; from the coding sequence ATGGTTCGCGCAATTGATTTTCTGGGAAGGCTGACCCGCACTCATGCGCTGCTGTTAACCTGCACGTGTGCACTCCTGTTGCTGGTCAATTTCTCGCCGTCAACGGCGTTTCTGCCGGCGCTCACCTGGTCTAACGACGCAAACTCAAACGAAAACGAAATCGATTCGGCGCTTCAGCAATCTGCCGAGGTCGCTTTAGGCAATCGCCAGGGTTCAATCATCGTGATGGACGCGCAAACCGGACGTGTGCGTGCCGCGGTAAATCCCGAGGGTGCGTACGCCCACGCGATGATGCCCGGTTCTTCGATCAAGCCGTTCACCACACTCGCGGCTTTGCGCGCCGGTTTGATCGAAGAGGATTCGCGCACGGTTTGTCCCGGCCGCTTCACCGGTCTCAGTTTTTCTCTTCCCTGCGTGCATGCCAATCACTTGCCGCCATTCAATCCTTCACAAGCTATCGCCCACTCATGCAATTACTACTTCGCGACGCTCGGTCAACGGCTCGGCCCGGACAAGTTGACTCAAACACTTCGTCAATTCGGTTTTGGACAACCGAGTGGTTTGAATTCACGGGAAGCGAATGGCGTCGTGAAGCCATGCGCGGCCGGTGATGTTGCCCGCATGCGATCGAATGACAGCCATCACGCGTCTCAGCAAGCCGATTGCGCAGCGCGCGAAGCTCTGGGCGAAAGCGATCACATCCAGGTAACGCCGATTCAACTTTTGACGGCTTATGCAGCGTTGCTCAATGACGGTCATTTGTTTCAGCCGCAAGCCGCCAATGCCGACGGTTTGCAGCTTGTCGAACGCAGTCGCATAAACATTTCGCCGGAAGAGCGGCGTGTAGTGGTTGAGGGCATGGCCGGAGCGATTCGCTATGGCACCGCGCGCAGTGCAAGGCTGGATGTCGTGCCACTCACGATTGTCGGTAAGACCGGCACGGCCCTGCCGCCGAAAGGATTTCGCTTAAACGGATGGTTTGTCGGCCTGGCTGGTCCGGCAAGCGCCTCGCGCGATCTCCCGCCGTCGCAGGTTCAACTCGCAGTCATCGTTTTTCTGCCGCGTGCGAACGGCGCGGAAGCGGCCAAAGTCTCGCGTCCCATCTTTCAGACGTTTGCGAACCAGATTGGCGACCGCGGGACAGAAAGCAGTGGCTCCAGCCCGTCGGATGTCTCGCAGTCTCGACGTCGCCCGGCCTCCTCTTCCGCAGTCCGCGTGCGTTCGGTAACCGAAAATGTGACACGTGACTTGCCGCTCGAGAATTACGTGCTCGGCGTTATGCGCGCGGAAGGCTCGATGGAGTCAGAGCCTGAGGCGCTGAAGGCTTTGGCGATCGCCGCGCGCACCTATGCGCTGAAAAACCTTGGTCGTCACGCGAAAGACGATTACGACTTCTGTTCGACCACTCACTGTCAGCGGTTCATCCACGGAAACCCGACCGACGATCGGGCTTCTGACAGGCTGGTGGCCGCCGTCGCGGCGACTGAAGGCCAGGTATTGCTCGACTCGCGCGGTAGCACTATCGACGCTTACTTTGGCGCGTCGTGCGGCGGAGAGACCGCCGACGTCGCGACGCTTTGGGGAACCGCGCCGGCGACTTACCTGCCCGGTGTGCGTGACGAGTTCTGCGAGACGGGACCGCATGCGCACTGGACTGACATGATTACGCGCAACGATCTGCTGCGCGCTCTGCAAAGCGATTCACGCACCGACGTCGGCCACCGGCTGGAGAAAGTTATCGTCACCAAGCGCGATGACACCGGCCGCGCCGAATTCATCACGCTCGAAGGCGACCATCGCAAGATCGTGCGCGGTTGGGATTTCAAAATCATCGTCGGCCGAGTGCTCGGTTGGAATCTCTTGAAGAGTTCGCGATTCGAGGTCTCGCGCAGCGGAGCGAACTTCGTCTTTCGCGGCAGCGGATTCGGTCATGGTCTCGGTCTCTGTCAGGAAGGCGCGCACGTGATGGCCGCGCGCGGCGCGAGTTACCAAAGGATTCTCGAGAAGTATTTTCCGGGCACGAGTGTGGGACGAGAGAGGGAGACGGGGCGACGGGGAGACGCGGCGAAGGAAGATTCCCCGCCACGATGGAAGGCCGATCTCTTCATGAGCTCATTTAGTTCTTTCTCCCCATCCCCGCGTTCCCTTGTCTCGCCGTACGCGACCTTCAACACCCCTCAGCCCACGCGTTTGGTAACTATCTCATCTGAGCACTTCCGCGTTACTTATCCGGCAGACAACGAACGGCGCGACGCTGACCGGGTCTTGACGATTCTTGGAAGTGCGCGCGCGGACTACTTGCGCCGGGCATCAGCGGCCTCGATCTCAATCAGCGGTTTGCCATTTCTCGACATTCGCGTGAACGATTCGACCGGGACCTTCACCGGCCGCACGGGTCAACCGCCGTGGGCCGCGGCTGCCACAAAAGGAAACCGGATCGAGACGCAGCCACTCGCGATTTTGAAACGAAGAGGCGTCTTACCCACGACGCTGAAGCATGAAATGGCGCATGTGATCATCAACGTCATAAGTCGGGATCGAGCGCCGCGCTGGTTGGAAGAAGGTTTCGCGATTTACCTCGCCGGCGA